Below is a genomic region from Dehalococcoides mccartyi.
TATTAGGATGGGTACCGTAGATATGCCATTCATCAGGGCTATTCCACCATGATTCAGGGTCTTTGTCCTGCTTACCATAGTGAAGAATACCTTCCATACTGGTAAAGAAGCTGTTGAACAGGGGGGTGGTGGCGACAGTTGATTTGACTATGCTATGGACAAAACTGCCGTCAGCAATAGTGTTAAACGGGCAGTTACCCTTACATGCACCGCCACAGGGTGTATACGCACATTTGAATAAATTGCATCGCCAGCCTTTATAGCCAGGCAGGTTGAACATGACCTGTGTGCCGCCTTCCATCTTGTCATCAGCCCAGTTTTGCCCACAGTTATTATCCCAGCTGCGGTTAATGCCGCGTTCCGGTATGGCACCTACGGGGCATGTTTCAGCACAGATACCGCAGGTCTCACAGAATTTGGTAAAACCGGCATCTATCGGCTTAGTTAAAGCTAAAGGCAGATCTGTATAGAAGATGGCATGGGTGCGCATTAAACCGCCGTATTCAGGAGAACCAATCGTCTGGCCCAAGCGGGCATGTTCTCCGACTCCACTTGCAATATCCCAAGCCAACGCTGGCTGCATGTCATGTCCGTAAGAGACATTGTAACCTAGCCCGCGGATAAACTGTTCAACTATGTTTTTTGCATATGCAACTCGCGCATAAGACATATTTTCAGTACATCCGCCAAGGGCTGCACCGAGACCTCTACGAGCTATTTCATCACAGGACAAATTATGAGTTGCTATCACATATCTTTGTGCACTAGGTAGATGAAAAGCAGGAGGGTCCTCGGTGAGATAGCTTTCGGTCGCATTATCATCAAATATTATGCGTCTTTGACCGGCCGTGGCTGGTATAGCTGGTAGTAAATTTGGACCGGTCGAAGCTCGAGCCGACGTTTGAAAAGGCATATAATCCCAAACGAATTTTTTAGTCTGCTCATTAAGCTCAGCAACGCCTACCATCGGCCCAAGCCCAACCAAACTGAAAACAGCCCGTATCATTAGAAGGTTTTCCTCTGGCGTACCCTGCCATTTTGGCATACCAATTTCTTCAGGACGGTGGGCGGGTAAATTTGTCGACGTACCCCCTTGAACCAAGTTGCCGCAATAGCCGGAGTTCCCATAGGACATTGCTTCAAATGCTGAGCCTAGCGCTTCATCCCTTGTAGTAGGACCTTTATAATCGGGCCAAAATTCCTTCGCCTTCTCAGCCGTGGCTTCCTCACCAGCATGCTTTAACGCTGCGAATGCTTGAGGTCCTTCAGGATACGCATTCATGGTTACACCAAAATTCCAATTGGGGAAACCTCTTTGGTCACGGCGCTTCATTATATTCCAATCAATCTCTATACCATAATCGCCATAATCTCTTTCTTTTACATACCAACCGCGTTTTAAAACGGCTTTAGTTGAACTGGCTGCTTCATCCAAATCATGGAAAACTGGGGCTGTAGCGCTTGCTGCCCCTATTCCTGCCACCCCAAGACCCAGACCCTTCATAAAGTCCCGTCTGCTTACTGTGCTATGGAATTGGTTCATATTTACACTCCATTCATATTATTTTGGCAGGGAAGACCAAACCTTTTTATCCTATTTTCACCTCCTTATCTTCACCAGCAGCCAATAATTTGACTGCCCGTGAAACCTTTGAAGCAGTTTATCTATATAGTTTTTCTACACAGATAAATTGTATCACCTTAGTCAAGGGGATACTTGGTTTGAATATGAGAAAAGTAACAGCTAAAATTGGCATTATAAGGAGATAAGAATATGCCTAATTTCTACTTTTTTGATTTCGGGGATAAAAATGTCGAGTTGTTCGGCATAATAATGCGAACCAGAAATATCCTCTACAAACTCTCTAAGCGACAACTTCATCACCTAGATATAAGCCCGGAACAGTCAACTATTCTTAAAGTCGTAAAAAATAGCCCCACTCCCCCAACTCCCATCCAGATATCCCGCCAGCTCCTTAGAGAACCGCATACTATTGCTATTAATCTGAAACGAATGCAGAATAAGGAACTGATTACTCTGGAACAGGATTCTGAATGGAAAAACAGGCTAAGGGTTAAACTGACTGACAAAGGTCAGCAACTTTGTGAAAAATCTTTATCCCCTGATTTTTTTCAAGAAGTGTTTCAGGATCTGACCGAAAAGGAAATTGACCAGTTCAAAAGTACTTTGGAGAAACTTTTAGCAGCTAATATGAAGAGACTGAAAACCCAAAAACCGGAATGACTGGCAGATTCCCTAGATAATATATTCACCTCAATTTATATTAGCCATAAACCCCAGCCGTCGTTCAGTCCATAGCCAACTCTCCCCCGTCTTCACCAAAGCTAATAAATACGGATTGGTCTTAATAAACCAATCTGTATAGACATAAATAACCAGACGGGGAGTTCGGGGTATCTAAGCAACTTCTATCTCTATATCTGAGTAAAAATAGGCTTATGATATTGGTTATTCCAAGATATTCAGATTAGACTGCAAAAAAGTCGACAGATTGACACTTTGGTTGACAATTTTAAACTTGCGCCTAATATTCTCACGATGATGGTTTATGGTAGCGGGCGAAACACCCCGCAAACTGGCAATTTCTTTTGTAGTTAGCCCGTTCTTGACCATATTGGAAACAGCAATCTCTACGGGTGACAAACAGTTACAAACTCCAGACAGGTTTGTCACAAAGGAAGAGCTTATATCCTCTAAATTCGAAAGAATCAGTTGGGTATAGATCTTCTGTGAAGGAGGAAGTTGAGCCTCCAATGACAAGAGAATGGGTTTTAATATCTTATCAACGTTCTGGTTGATATCATTATATATATCCTGCCGAGCAGCTTCACCCCTGGATAAAATAACTTTTAAAGCCATATTTGCTTCCTGCAACGCCTGCCGCTCAAGTTTAAGCTGGCGGTTAATCTCCTCTAATTCCTCATCTATGGCGATACGTCCAGCTATATTACCAATCTGCACGGTTACGTTATTGAGTAAAATCCGTTCCTCTTTAAGGAATGGACCTTCGTAAACAACCGGGCGCTCTTCGGTGTAGTAAATAGTGCACTCACCCATCAGTTCACCATTCAACAAAACTGGAGAGGATTGGTACCAATTGC
It encodes:
- a CDS encoding MarR family winged helix-turn-helix transcriptional regulator; translation: MPNFYFFDFGDKNVELFGIIMRTRNILYKLSKRQLHHLDISPEQSTILKVVKNSPTPPTPIQISRQLLREPHTIAINLKRMQNKELITLEQDSEWKNRLRVKLTDKGQQLCEKSLSPDFFQEVFQDLTEKEIDQFKSTLEKLLAANMKRLKTQKPE
- a CDS encoding helix-turn-helix transcriptional regulator; translated protein: MNLQENNNSPVVYPALGKTQDTGSCLKPIPLPIEGQTDEVEIALRERVKELNCMYGIFQLAERYHSSLNRFLFELVNFLPNAWQYPDITKAKIVFRGHLFLSTGFKISNWYQSSPVLLNGELMGECTIYYTEERPVVYEGPFLKEERILLNNVTVQIGNIAGRIAIDEELEEINRQLKLERQALQEANMALKVILSRGEAARQDIYNDINQNVDKILKPILLSLEAQLPPSQKIYTQLILSNLEDISSSFVTNLSGVCNCLSPVEIAVSNMVKNGLTTKEIASLRGVSPATINHHRENIRRKFKIVNQSVNLSTFLQSNLNILE
- a CDS encoding reductive dehalogenase, whose translation is MNQFHSTVSRRDFMKGLGLGVAGIGAASATAPVFHDLDEAASSTKAVLKRGWYVKERDYGDYGIEIDWNIMKRRDQRGFPNWNFGVTMNAYPEGPQAFAALKHAGEEATAEKAKEFWPDYKGPTTRDEALGSAFEAMSYGNSGYCGNLVQGGTSTNLPAHRPEEIGMPKWQGTPEENLLMIRAVFSLVGLGPMVGVAELNEQTKKFVWDYMPFQTSARASTGPNLLPAIPATAGQRRIIFDDNATESYLTEDPPAFHLPSAQRYVIATHNLSCDEIARRGLGAALGGCTENMSYARVAYAKNIVEQFIRGLGYNVSYGHDMQPALAWDIASGVGEHARLGQTIGSPEYGGLMRTHAIFYTDLPLALTKPIDAGFTKFCETCGICAETCPVGAIPERGINRSWDNNCGQNWADDKMEGGTQVMFNLPGYKGWRCNLFKCAYTPCGGACKGNCPFNTIADGSFVHSIVKSTVATTPLFNSFFTSMEGILHYGKQDKDPESWWNSPDEWHIYGTHPNSLRQ